Proteins from a genomic interval of Zingiber officinale cultivar Zhangliang chromosome 2A, Zo_v1.1, whole genome shotgun sequence:
- the LOC122042942 gene encoding protein KRI1 homolog, with amino-acid sequence MAIDLFDGSDTSADEADLSTIKIDQNFAKRLEHNKRREAHQRLEELKRKGLAADSDTSDESDDDDDDTDEDINLSGKNDLKFFETLVRVKKNDPEILRSDTKIYSSDEEERGKRRAVKERPLYLKDVNARHLIEEGPEFEDEPLKYNSKVYNEEQAEGIKAFLEAEKVAFASVDEEDDILKVKEKPGEAEKDEDAEKMDNNVNEYFGSDVDIKDDNEKFLKKYMGNKMWIPEKDKKPSIDHISDEDDELDKQDKYEAEYNFRFEEGGADRVLGHSRVVEGSVRKKTNSRKLQRKSKEERMAQAEFERKEELKHLKNLKKKEIHEKLEKIRAVAGIGDGGPVELDEDDLEEEFDPVEYDKKMNEMFGDDYYDAEDINPGFGSQEEGDLEKPDFDKEDELLGIGKEGFEAARERFLKQRHVAEEEEEAEEEPKQEDGKRKRKRKISLKEKVELDKELDEYYKLDYEDTIGDLKTRFKYRTVLANRYGLRPEDIWMANEKDLNQYVSLKRLAPYREKEWKVTYHQKLKKDLILQGESSNQKKKLKSKAGSSDQQPDGEENKLSRRSRRRHRQAELKLSHSRLMAYGKIPSKHPKRRS; translated from the coding sequence ATGGCGATCGACCTCTTTGATGGATCTGATACAAGCGCCGACGAAGCCGATCTGTCGACCATCAAAATCGATCAGAACTTCGCCAAGCGGCTGGAGCACAACAAACGGCGGGAGGCCCACCAGCGGCTGGAGGAGCTCAAGAGAAAGGGTCTCGCTGCCGATTCCGACACCTCGGACGAGtctgacgacgacgacgacgatacAGATGAGGATATCAACTTGTCCGGTAAGAACGACCTCAAGTTTTTCGAGACGCTCGTCAGGGTCAAGAAGAATGACCCTGAGATCCTCCGCAGCGACACGAAGATCTATTCATCCGACGAGGAGGAGAGAGGGAAGCGGAGGGCTGTAAAGGAGAGACCTTTGTACCTGAAGGATGTCAATGCTCGGCACTTGATCGAAGAGGGGCCTGAATTCGAGGATGAGCctttaaaatacaactcaaaggTCTACAACGAAGAACAGGCCGAAGGTATCAAGGCATTCTTGGAAGCGGAGAAGGTTGCTTTTGCTTCGGTTGACGAGGAGGATGACATTCTCAAGGTGAAGGAGAAGCCTGGAGAGGCAGAGAAGGATGAGGATGCAGAAAAGATGGACAACAACGTGAATGAATATTTCGGAAGCGATGTTGATATCAAGGACGACAACGAGAAGTTCTTGAAGAAGTACATGGGCAACAAAATGTGGATCCCTGAGAAGGATAAAAAACCATCTATTGATCATATCTCAGATGAAGATGATGAGCTCGATAAGCAGGACAAGTACGAGGCTGAGTACAATTTCAGGTTTGAGGAAGGAGGTGCAGATCGAGTATTGGGCCATTCGAGGGTTGTGGAGGGATCAGTAAGGAAGAAGACAAATAGTAGGAAATTGCAAAGGAAgagcaaggaggagaggatggcacAGGCAGAGTTCGAGCGGAAGGAAGAGTTAAAGCATCTGAAGAATCTGAAGAAGAAGGAGATTCATGAGAAGCTTGAGAAAATCCGAGCTGTTGCTGGGATTGGAGATGGTGGTCCTGTTGAGCTAGACGAGGATGATTTGGAGGAGGAATTTGATCCAGTGGAGTATGATAAGAAGATGAATGAAATGTTTGGGGATGATTACTATGACGCCGAGGATATCAATCCTGGATTTGGGAGTCAGGAGGAAGGAGATCTAGAGAAGCCAGATTTCGATAAGGAGGATGAActgcttggcattggaaaagagGGATTCGAGGCAGCTCGAGAAAGGTTTTTGAAACAGAGACATgtagcagaagaagaagaagaagcagaagaagaacccaagcaggaagatggcaagaggaagaggaagcgtAAAATCTCTCTCAAGGAGAAGGTAGAGCTTGATAAGGAATTGGACGAGTACTATAAACTGGATTATGAAGATACAATTGGGGACCTTAAAACTCGGTTCAAATATAGAACCGTCCTGGCTAATAGATATGGTTTGCGTCCTGAGGATATTTGGATGGCGAACGAGAAGGATCTGAACCAATATGTTTCCTTGAAGAGGCTAGCCCCCTATAGGGAAAAAGAGTGGAAGGTTACATACCATCAGAAGCTGAAAAAGGACTTGATTCTTCAAGGAGAGAGCTCTAATCAGAAAAAGAAGCTCAAATCAAAGGCTGGTTCGAGTGATCAGCAACCAGATGGTGAAGAAAATAAGTTGTCTCGGCGCAGTAGAAGACGACACCGTCAAGCAGAATTGAAACTTTCACATTCAAGGCTAAtggcata